In Bradyrhizobium lablabi, one DNA window encodes the following:
- the fabD gene encoding ACP S-malonyltransferase, protein MTAAFTFPGQGSQAVGMGKALAEAFPVARAVFDEVDAALGEKLTAIIWEGPAETLQLTENAQPALMAVSLATLRVLETEAGFSVGRDAAFVAGHSLGEYSALAAAGGLSIGDTARLLRTRGLAMQKAVPVGVGAMAALLGLDYDAAVAVANEAAQGQVCQAANDNGGGQVVVSGDKAAVERAIEIAKTKGAKRAMLLPVSAPFHCALMQPAADVMAKALAEVTINRPASPLVSNVLAAPVTDPDEIRRRLIEQVTGTVRWRESVAYMASHGVTRFFEIGAGKVLSGLVKRIADGAIGISVGGPNDMAAAKEALAAARTA, encoded by the coding sequence ATGACGGCAGCATTCACTTTTCCGGGGCAGGGGTCCCAGGCGGTTGGCATGGGCAAGGCCCTGGCGGAAGCCTTCCCGGTCGCCCGCGCGGTGTTCGACGAGGTCGACGCCGCGCTCGGCGAAAAGCTGACGGCGATCATCTGGGAAGGCCCGGCCGAGACCCTGCAACTCACCGAAAATGCCCAGCCTGCGCTGATGGCGGTGTCGCTGGCGACGCTGCGGGTATTGGAAACCGAGGCCGGCTTCTCGGTTGGGCGCGACGCCGCGTTCGTGGCCGGCCATTCGCTTGGCGAATATTCCGCGCTTGCCGCTGCCGGCGGCTTGAGCATCGGTGACACCGCGCGGCTGTTGCGCACCCGCGGCCTTGCCATGCAGAAGGCGGTGCCGGTCGGCGTCGGCGCCATGGCCGCGCTGCTCGGTCTCGATTATGACGCCGCGGTTGCGGTCGCCAACGAAGCCGCGCAGGGTCAGGTCTGCCAGGCCGCCAACGACAATGGCGGCGGGCAGGTCGTGGTCTCCGGCGACAAGGCCGCGGTCGAGCGCGCCATCGAGATCGCCAAGACCAAGGGCGCCAAGCGCGCCATGCTGCTGCCGGTGTCAGCGCCGTTCCACTGCGCCCTGATGCAGCCCGCGGCCGATGTGATGGCGAAAGCGCTGGCGGAGGTCACCATCAACCGGCCGGCGTCGCCCTTGGTATCGAACGTGCTGGCCGCGCCGGTTACCGATCCGGACGAAATCCGCCGCCGCCTGATCGAACAGGTCACGGGAACGGTGCGTTGGCGCGAATCGGTGGCTTATATGGCAAGCCACGGCGTCACGCGGTTTTTCGAAATCGGCGCCGGCAAGGTGCTGAGCGGGCTTGTCAAGCGCATTGCCGACGGCGCGATTGGGATTTCGGTCGGCGGGCCGAACGACATGGCTGCCGCGAAAGAAGCGCTCGCTGCCGCGCGAACGGCTTGA
- the rpsF gene encoding 30S ribosomal protein S6, producing MPHYEHVFLARQDASTQQVEELTTQMTGIVEQLGGKVVKMENWGVRSLTYRMNKNRKAHFVLLNIDGPSAAVAEIERQERISEDVIRYLTVRVEEHEEGPSAMMRKADRDRDRDDRGGGGFRGDREGGFRGDRDGGGYRGDRGPRRPRDDDAAIEE from the coding sequence ATGCCTCATTATGAGCATGTATTTCTCGCGCGCCAGGATGCGAGTACCCAACAGGTCGAGGAATTGACCACCCAGATGACCGGCATCGTCGAGCAACTCGGCGGCAAGGTCGTGAAGATGGAAAACTGGGGCGTACGCTCCCTCACCTATCGGATGAACAAGAACAGAAAAGCGCATTTCGTGCTTTTGAACATCGACGGTCCGTCGGCGGCGGTTGCCGAGATCGAGCGGCAGGAACGGATCAGTGAAGACGTCATCCGCTATCTCACCGTTCGCGTCGAAGAGCACGAGGAAGGCCCGTCAGCGATGATGCGCAAAGCCGATCGCGATCGTGATCGCGACGACCGCGGCGGCGGTGGTTTCCGTGGCGATCGCGAGGGCGGCTTCCGTGGCGATCGTGACGGCGGTGGCTATCGCGGCGACCGCGGCCCGCGCCGTCCGCGCGATGACGACGCAGCGATCGAGGAGTAA
- the rpsR gene encoding 30S ribosomal protein S18: protein MAEAGARRPFFRRRKTCPFTGPNAPKIDYKDSKLLMRYVSERGKIVPSRITAVSAKKQRELARAIKRSRFLGLLPYVIR, encoded by the coding sequence ATGGCTGAAGCTGGTGCACGCCGTCCGTTTTTCCGCCGCCGCAAGACCTGCCCGTTCACAGGTCCGAATGCGCCGAAGATCGACTACAAGGATTCCAAGCTGCTGATGCGTTACGTCTCCGAGCGCGGCAAGATCGTGCCGAGCCGCATCACCGCCGTCTCCGCCAAGAAGCAGCGTGAACTCGCGCGCGCCATCAAGCGCTCGCGTTTCCTCGGACTGCTGCCTTACGTGATCCGTTAA
- the rplI gene encoding 50S ribosomal protein L9, giving the protein MEVILLERVAKLGQMGEVVRVKDGFARNFLLKRGKALRATADNRAKFDGMKAELEARNLQAKGEASKVAEKIDGRNVVVLRQASETGQLFGSVTVRDIIASFEADKVTISRSQIMLDAPIKTIGKHNIAIAVHPEVEVSVTVTVARSADEAERINRGEDISTRQEDQDAAAEALAAAGEFFDPEARRDEEEPQPETATEK; this is encoded by the coding sequence ATGGAAGTCATTTTGCTGGAACGTGTCGCCAAGCTCGGCCAGATGGGCGAAGTGGTCCGCGTCAAGGACGGCTTTGCCCGCAATTTCCTCTTGAAGCGCGGCAAGGCGCTGCGCGCCACTGCGGATAATCGCGCCAAGTTCGACGGCATGAAGGCCGAGCTCGAGGCCCGCAACCTGCAGGCCAAGGGCGAGGCGAGCAAGGTCGCCGAAAAGATCGACGGCCGCAATGTCGTGGTGCTGCGCCAGGCCTCCGAGACCGGTCAATTGTTCGGATCGGTGACGGTTCGCGACATCATCGCGTCGTTTGAGGCCGACAAGGTCACCATCAGCCGCAGCCAGATCATGCTGGACGCGCCGATCAAGACCATCGGCAAGCACAACATCGCCATCGCCGTGCATCCCGAGGTCGAGGTCAGCGTCACCGTGACGGTTGCACGCAGCGCCGATGAGGCCGAACGCATTAACCGCGGCGAGGATATCTCGACCCGTCAGGAAGATCAGGACGCGGCCGCCGAAGCGCTCGCCGCCGCCGGCGAGTTCTTCGATCCGGAAGCCCGCCGTGACGAGGAGGAGCCGCAGCCGGAGACGGCCACCGAAAAGTAA
- a CDS encoding PaaI family thioesterase, producing the protein MTGDVEADFAPIANRIRTSLSQQGFMAHIGAELCELARGSCTLAVDRRGELLQQHGFFHGGVTAFLVDNATTIAAATSRGQPALTAEYKLNLLSPASGERLICRARVIKPGRQVAVVAADVFCVIDGVEKHTATALASIAMLENVPARIPSPA; encoded by the coding sequence ATGACGGGGGATGTCGAGGCGGATTTCGCACCGATCGCAAACCGAATCCGAACGAGCCTCAGCCAGCAGGGATTCATGGCCCATATCGGGGCGGAGCTCTGTGAACTCGCGCGCGGGTCATGCACGCTCGCCGTCGACCGGCGGGGTGAGCTGTTGCAGCAGCATGGCTTTTTCCACGGCGGCGTCACCGCTTTCCTGGTCGACAATGCGACCACGATCGCCGCTGCGACCTCACGCGGCCAGCCCGCGCTGACGGCGGAATACAAATTGAATCTGTTGTCGCCCGCTTCCGGCGAGCGCCTGATCTGTCGCGCGCGGGTGATAAAACCCGGACGCCAGGTCGCCGTCGTTGCCGCCGATGTTTTTTGCGTCATTGACGGCGTCGAAAAGCACACCGCGACCGCATTGGCCTCGATTGCGATGCTCGAGAACGTGCCGGCCAGAATCCCAAGCCCGGCCTGA
- a CDS encoding TetR/AcrR family transcriptional regulator, whose product MAVRAREDLLAAGLAVFDRDGFEGATVAAIRTRARASNGSFFHFFGSKKELAGTLFLEVLQRYHAAVLAAIEPSSNAQDGIDRLIRAHLDWVVNNRREARFLFEISRGEWTEAVRDAQRAQNARLAEGIERWRAPLIARGDLLPMTPVLFFSQIIGPAQIFCRAWLSGRDRSDPRLQADTLIACATRALVAPQAIQETEDRS is encoded by the coding sequence ATGGCCGTTCGGGCACGCGAGGATCTGCTGGCCGCGGGACTTGCCGTATTCGATCGCGATGGTTTTGAGGGCGCGACGGTTGCGGCCATCCGGACCCGGGCGCGGGCTTCGAACGGCAGCTTCTTCCATTTCTTCGGATCGAAGAAGGAATTGGCCGGTACGCTGTTTCTGGAAGTGCTGCAGCGTTATCACGCAGCCGTGCTGGCTGCGATCGAGCCGTCCTCGAACGCGCAGGACGGTATCGATCGTTTGATCCGCGCCCATCTCGACTGGGTGGTGAACAACCGGCGCGAAGCCCGCTTTCTGTTCGAGATTTCCCGCGGCGAATGGACCGAGGCCGTGCGCGACGCGCAGCGCGCGCAGAACGCGCGGCTCGCCGAAGGCATCGAGCGATGGCGCGCGCCGCTGATCGCGCGCGGCGACTTATTGCCGATGACGCCGGTGTTGTTCTTCAGCCAGATCATCGGACCGGCGCAGATTTTCTGTCGCGCCTGGCTGTCCGGTCGCGACCGCAGCGATCCGCGGCTTCAGGCCGACACTTTGATTGCCTGCGCGACCCGCGCGCTGGTCGCTCCGCAAGCCATTCAAGAAACCGAGGACCGGTCATGA
- a CDS encoding SAM-dependent methyltransferase: protein MDRLLRYFLSQFIRRGAMTFTTASGARFTCGDGTGEPVAVRFLTTDAERRVLINPELALGEVYMEGSFVVENGSIADALAILMNQPDILPRWAKLQWWLRYLGRHFRQFNPRGRSKNNVARHYDLDGRLYSLFLDADKQYSCAYFETPQTTLDDAQLAKKRHLAAKLLIRPGDRVLDIGSGWGGLGLYLAEMAGANVTGVTLSTEQLQVSNARAADRKLSQSAKFFLEDYRDVSGPFDRIVSVGMFEHVGVDFYEKYFRRCAELLTDDGVMMLHSIGRSEGPDATNPWIAKYIFPGGYIPALSEVIPAIERAGLLVCDIEILRLHYAETLKAWRERFMARREEAVQLYDERFARMWEFYLASSEMSFRKQNLMNFQIQLTKRQGVVPMTRDYITHEEAKLRGLERGQRPRLQIAGE from the coding sequence ATGGACCGATTGTTGCGTTATTTCCTCTCGCAGTTCATTCGCCGCGGGGCGATGACCTTTACGACTGCGAGCGGGGCCAGGTTTACCTGCGGCGATGGGACCGGCGAGCCGGTTGCGGTGCGTTTCCTCACCACCGACGCCGAACGCAGGGTTTTGATCAACCCGGAACTGGCGCTCGGCGAAGTCTACATGGAAGGCAGCTTCGTGGTGGAGAACGGCTCGATCGCGGATGCACTTGCGATCCTGATGAATCAGCCGGACATCTTGCCGCGCTGGGCCAAGCTGCAATGGTGGCTGCGATATCTCGGCCGGCATTTTCGCCAGTTCAATCCGCGCGGCCGTTCGAAGAACAATGTCGCGCGCCATTACGATCTCGACGGGCGGCTCTATTCCCTCTTCCTCGACGCCGACAAGCAATATAGCTGCGCCTATTTCGAGACGCCGCAGACGACGCTCGATGATGCCCAACTCGCCAAGAAGCGTCATCTCGCCGCCAAGCTCTTGATCAGGCCCGGCGACCGCGTGCTCGATATCGGCTCCGGCTGGGGCGGCCTTGGCCTCTATCTCGCCGAAATGGCCGGCGCCAACGTCACCGGCGTCACGCTGTCGACCGAACAATTGCAGGTGTCGAACGCGCGCGCCGCCGACAGGAAGCTGTCGCAGTCGGCGAAGTTCTTCCTGGAAGACTATCGCGACGTTTCCGGCCCGTTCGATCGGATCGTGTCGGTCGGCATGTTCGAACATGTGGGCGTCGACTTCTACGAAAAATATTTCAGGCGCTGCGCCGAACTTCTCACCGACGACGGCGTCATGATGCTGCACTCGATCGGGCGATCGGAGGGGCCCGATGCCACCAATCCCTGGATTGCCAAGTACATCTTCCCCGGCGGCTACATCCCCGCGCTGTCCGAGGTGATCCCGGCGATCGAGCGCGCCGGGCTTCTGGTCTGCGACATCGAAATCCTGCGGCTGCATTATGCCGAGACGCTGAAGGCCTGGCGCGAGCGCTTCATGGCGCGCCGCGAGGAAGCGGTGCAGCTCTACGACGAGCGCTTTGCGCGGATGTGGGAATTCTATCTGGCGTCTTCGGAAATGTCGTTCCGCAAGCAGAATTTGATGAATTTCCAGATCCAATTGACAAAACGCCAGGGCGTGGTGCCGATGACACGCGACTATATCACGCATGAGGAAGCAAAACTGCGCGGGCTGGAGCGCGGCCAGCGGCCAAGGCTGCAGATCGCGGGCGAATAG
- a CDS encoding replicative DNA helicase, which yields MAMTDSNVLKLAPEAGAPAAYRSAPHNIEAEQSLLGAILVNNDAFYRVSDFLEQKHFFEPIHQSIFDTAGSLIRMGKVATPVTLKTFFPAETDIGGMTVGQYLARLAAEATTIINAQDYGRTIYDLALRRDLIGIGEDMVNVAYEAPVDFAPRAQIEDAERRLYELAESGRYDGGFQRFAQALTVAVDMAAKAFQRDGKLSGIATGLRDLDIKMGGLQPSDLIIVAGRPGMGKTALATNIAYNVAKVHRAEVQADGTMKSVNGGIVGFFSCEMSAEQLATRIIAERTGIPSSTIRRGGITEGDFEKIRDYSIELQSLPFYVDETGGLSISQLTARARRLKRQKGLDLIVVDYIQLLQGSNKRGNENRVQEVTEITTSLKALAKELNVPVIALSQLSRQVESRDDKRPQLSDLRESGSIEQDADVVMFVFREEYYLANKEPRAGTPEYEKWQLDMSLVHGKAEVIIGKQRHGPTGTVELQFDAAVTRFGDLTHDSHLPDRAY from the coding sequence ATGGCCATGACTGATTCGAACGTCCTCAAGCTCGCCCCCGAGGCGGGGGCTCCGGCCGCCTATCGGAGCGCACCGCACAATATCGAGGCGGAACAGAGCCTTTTGGGCGCGATCCTGGTCAACAACGACGCCTTCTACCGGGTGTCGGATTTCCTCGAGCAAAAACACTTCTTCGAACCGATCCATCAGTCGATCTTTGATACCGCCGGCAGCCTGATCCGGATGGGCAAGGTCGCGACCCCCGTCACGCTGAAAACCTTCTTTCCGGCCGAGACCGACATCGGCGGCATGACGGTCGGCCAATACCTCGCCCGCCTCGCCGCGGAAGCGACCACCATCATCAACGCCCAGGATTATGGGCGAACGATCTACGACCTGGCGCTGCGCCGCGACCTGATTGGTATCGGCGAGGATATGGTCAACGTTGCTTACGAAGCGCCGGTGGATTTTGCGCCGCGGGCACAGATCGAGGATGCCGAGCGCCGGCTGTATGAACTGGCCGAATCCGGCCGCTATGACGGCGGCTTCCAGCGTTTTGCGCAGGCGCTGACCGTTGCCGTCGACATGGCGGCCAAAGCGTTCCAGCGCGACGGCAAATTGTCGGGCATCGCGACCGGCCTGCGCGACCTCGACATCAAGATGGGCGGCCTGCAGCCCTCCGACCTGATCATCGTGGCGGGGCGTCCCGGCATGGGCAAGACCGCGCTTGCCACCAACATCGCCTACAACGTCGCCAAGGTGCATCGCGCCGAGGTCCAGGCCGACGGCACCATGAAGTCGGTCAATGGCGGCATTGTCGGCTTCTTCTCCTGCGAAATGTCGGCCGAACAGCTCGCCACCCGTATCATCGCCGAGCGCACCGGGATTCCCTCGAGCACAATCCGCCGCGGCGGCATCACCGAGGGCGATTTCGAAAAAATCCGCGACTATTCGATCGAGCTGCAGTCGCTGCCGTTCTATGTCGACGAGACCGGTGGCCTTTCGATCTCGCAGCTCACCGCGCGCGCCCGCCGGCTGAAGCGGCAGAAGGGCCTCGATCTGATCGTGGTCGACTATATCCAGTTGCTGCAGGGGTCGAACAAGCGCGGCAACGAAAACCGCGTGCAGGAAGTCACGGAGATCACGACGAGCCTGAAGGCACTGGCGAAAGAGCTCAACGTTCCCGTCATCGCGCTCTCGCAATTGTCGCGCCAGGTGGAAAGCCGCGACGACAAGCGCCCGCAACTGTCGGACCTGCGCGAGTCCGGCTCGATCGAGCAGGACGCCGATGTTGTGATGTTCGTGTTCCGCGAGGAATATTATCTCGCCAACAAGGAGCCGCGGGCGGGCACGCCGGAATACGAGAAATGGCAACTCGACATGTCGCTGGTGCACGGCAAGGCCGAAGTGATCATCGGCAAGCAGCGCCACGGCCCGACCGGCACCGTCGAGCTGCAGTTCGACGCCGCCGTCACACGGTTTGGCGACCTGACGCATGACAGCCATTTGCCGGATCGCGCCTATTGA
- the alr gene encoding alanine racemase — protein MNIVSDPKSIPPGSLLSPEANQAAALASATGVLTVDLDAIVANWRKLEKTAVPAECAGVIKADAYGCGAAPVARALADAGCKTFFVATLDEARAARAAVPQAVIYTLDGFFQNCGDAFAKIDARPVIGDLNELAEWDVFCRRSGWAGGAAVHIDTGMNRLGLTLVEAQGIIPRINAGDHGITLVMSHLACAENLNHPLNAKQLAAFREIASLFSGVPASLSNSSGCFLGPQFQFDLVRPGAALYGINPTPEADNPMQPVVELKARIVQMRAIEKGESVGYGGTWTARRPTKLAIVSAGYADGYFRAAGGIDGTRSAEVVVAGKRCPVAGRISMDLMAIDVTDLPNNAARRGHMATLIGEGITVDELAHHFGTIGYEVLTSLGPRYARVYKGGGATTIEPAPAAPAA, from the coding sequence ATGAACATCGTCTCCGACCCGAAATCGATCCCGCCCGGCAGCCTGCTCTCGCCCGAGGCCAACCAGGCGGCCGCGCTTGCGAGCGCGACCGGCGTGCTCACCGTCGATCTCGACGCCATCGTCGCCAACTGGCGCAAGCTCGAGAAGACCGCGGTGCCGGCCGAGTGCGCCGGCGTGATCAAGGCCGACGCCTATGGCTGCGGCGCGGCTCCGGTCGCGCGCGCGCTGGCGGATGCCGGCTGCAAGACGTTTTTTGTCGCCACTCTGGATGAAGCGCGCGCTGCCCGTGCCGCAGTGCCACAGGCCGTCATCTATACGCTCGATGGTTTCTTCCAGAATTGCGGCGATGCATTTGCAAAAATCGACGCCAGGCCCGTGATCGGCGATCTCAACGAGCTCGCCGAATGGGACGTGTTCTGCCGCCGCTCCGGCTGGGCCGGCGGTGCTGCTGTTCATATCGACACCGGCATGAACCGGCTCGGGCTGACGCTGGTCGAGGCGCAGGGCATCATTCCCCGCATCAATGCCGGCGATCATGGCATTACGCTCGTCATGAGCCACCTCGCCTGCGCCGAAAACCTCAACCATCCGCTCAACGCCAAGCAGCTTGCGGCCTTCCGCGAGATCGCCAGTCTTTTCTCCGGCGTGCCGGCGTCGCTGTCGAATTCCTCCGGCTGCTTCCTCGGGCCCCAGTTCCAGTTCGACCTGGTGCGGCCGGGCGCCGCGCTCTACGGCATCAATCCGACGCCCGAGGCGGACAATCCGATGCAGCCGGTGGTCGAATTGAAGGCGCGGATCGTGCAGATGCGCGCTATCGAGAAGGGCGAGAGCGTCGGCTATGGCGGGACCTGGACGGCGCGGCGGCCGACGAAACTTGCGATCGTATCGGCCGGCTACGCCGACGGCTATTTCCGCGCTGCCGGCGGGATCGATGGCACCCGCAGCGCCGAGGTCGTGGTTGCCGGCAAGCGCTGCCCGGTGGCAGGCCGCATCTCGATGGACCTGATGGCGATCGATGTCACTGATCTGCCCAACAACGCGGCGCGGCGCGGTCATATGGCGACGCTGATCGGCGAAGGTATCACCGTCGACGAACTCGCGCATCATTTTGGGACCATCGGCTACGAAGTGCTGACCAGCCTCGGCCCGCGCTATGCCCGCGTCTACAAGGGCGGCGGCGCGACGACGATCGAGCCCGCGCCTGCGGCACCGGCGGCCTGA
- the xth gene encoding exodeoxyribonuclease III, whose protein sequence is MKVATFNINNINRRLPNLLRWLRQAKPDAVSLQELKATDDDFPLSEINKAGYGAVWHGQKTWNGVAILARKAEPVLIRTALPGDATDHEARYIEAAVNGIVVTSLYLPNGNPQPGPKFDYKLKWFSRLKRHAATFIKQEIPVVLAGDYNVAPTELDIYPTKSWDKDALIQPKSRAAFKSLVEQGWCDAIRELHPSEPMYTFWDYMRNRWPRDAGLRLDHLLVSPVLAPRLTKAGVDRKLRGEEGASDHAPAWIVLD, encoded by the coding sequence ATGAAGGTCGCGACATTCAACATCAACAACATCAACCGGCGCCTCCCTAACCTTTTGCGATGGCTGCGTCAGGCAAAGCCCGACGCGGTTTCCCTGCAAGAACTGAAAGCGACCGACGATGATTTTCCGCTTTCGGAAATCAACAAGGCCGGCTACGGCGCGGTCTGGCACGGACAGAAGACCTGGAACGGCGTCGCCATCCTGGCGCGAAAAGCCGAGCCGGTGCTGATCCGGACCGCGCTGCCCGGCGATGCAACCGATCACGAGGCGCGCTATATCGAGGCCGCCGTCAACGGCATCGTCGTCACCAGCCTCTATCTGCCGAACGGCAACCCGCAGCCCGGGCCGAAATTTGATTACAAGCTGAAATGGTTTTCCAGGCTCAAGCGGCACGCGGCGACATTCATCAAGCAGGAAATTCCGGTGGTGCTGGCCGGCGACTACAACGTCGCGCCGACCGAGCTCGATATCTATCCGACGAAATCATGGGACAAGGATGCGCTGATCCAGCCGAAGAGCCGCGCCGCGTTCAAGTCGCTGGTGGAACAAGGCTGGTGCGACGCGATCCGCGAACTTCATCCGTCAGAGCCGATGTACACGTTCTGGGACTACATGCGAAACCGCTGGCCGCGCGACGCCGGATTGCGGCTCGATCATCTGCTCGTCAGCCCGGTGCTTGCGCCGCGCCTGACAAAAGCCGGCGTCGACCGCAAGCTGCGCGGCGAGGAAGGCGCTAGCGACCACGCGCCGGCGTGGATCGTGTTGGACTAG
- a CDS encoding GFA family protein — protein MPIKGSCHCGNTQFEVSEAPSGVTRCTCSLCSKRGALWAYYTPAQFRLTTLVENVATYQWQSRTVKHHFCAGCGCGTYSESPDWSTGKPDFDNPRVGINSRLLDDFDLDAVPVTVIDGKNLW, from the coding sequence GTGCCGATCAAGGGAAGTTGCCATTGCGGCAATACGCAATTCGAAGTGAGCGAGGCGCCGAGCGGCGTGACGCGGTGTACCTGTTCGCTGTGCTCAAAGCGCGGCGCGTTGTGGGCCTATTACACGCCGGCGCAGTTTCGCCTGACCACGCTGGTGGAGAACGTGGCGACCTATCAATGGCAAAGCCGCACGGTAAAGCACCATTTCTGTGCGGGTTGCGGCTGCGGCACCTATTCGGAATCGCCGGACTGGTCGACCGGCAAGCCCGATTTCGACAATCCGCGCGTCGGCATCAATTCGCGGCTTCTGGATGATTTCGATCTCGACGCCGTGCCGGTAACCGTGATCGACGGCAAGAATTTGTGGTGA
- a CDS encoding sulfite exporter TauE/SafE family protein produces the protein MNLLFILAVGLLAGTISGIVGTGSSIMLMPVLVYQYGPKQAVPIMAIAAVMANFSRILAWWREVDWRACAAYSIPGIPAAALGARTLLALPSHAVDIAIGVFLIAMVPVRHWLARHQLKLSLWHLAIGGAAIGYLTGIVVSTGPLSVPLFLFYGLTKGAFLATEAASSLGLYVSKSVTFERFGALTSDIALQGLIAGASLMSGAFIARRFVLRLEPDVFRLVMDAIMLAAGLSLLWTAATS, from the coding sequence TTGAACCTTCTCTTCATCCTCGCGGTCGGGCTTTTGGCCGGCACCATCTCCGGCATCGTCGGCACCGGCTCGTCGATCATGCTGATGCCGGTGCTGGTCTATCAATACGGACCGAAACAGGCGGTACCGATCATGGCGATCGCCGCCGTAATGGCCAATTTTTCGCGCATCCTCGCCTGGTGGCGCGAGGTCGACTGGCGCGCCTGCGCCGCCTATTCCATTCCGGGCATTCCGGCCGCGGCGCTTGGCGCGCGCACGCTGTTGGCGCTGCCGTCGCACGCGGTCGATATTGCAATCGGCGTGTTCCTGATCGCGATGGTGCCGGTGCGGCACTGGCTCGCGCGGCACCAGCTCAAATTATCGCTGTGGCACCTTGCGATCGGCGGCGCGGCAATCGGCTACCTCACCGGCATCGTGGTTTCGACCGGGCCGTTAAGCGTGCCGCTGTTTCTGTTCTACGGCCTCACCAAGGGCGCGTTCCTCGCCACGGAAGCTGCGAGTTCGCTCGGGCTTTACGTGAGTAAATCGGTGACCTTCGAGCGGTTCGGCGCGCTCACATCGGACATCGCATTGCAGGGCCTGATCGCCGGCGCGTCGCTGATGTCGGGCGCCTTCATCGCCAGGCGTTTTGTGTTGCGGCTCGAGCCGGATGTGTTTCGGCTTGTGATGGACGCCATCATGCTGGCGGCCGGACTTTCCTTGCTGTGGACGGCGGCAACTAGCTAA
- a CDS encoding prohibitin family protein: MNKGIIGVALAAVIVLIIAAGSWYTVDQTERGVLLRNGAVIGTAQPGLGFKLPLLDSVEKIGVKTSTYSWDKMNSYSYDQQPADLKISVTLRAAPEKVADLYAKFGRLDAAVNQVVSPVVNQQVKVVFGRYTAVKAIQERGALNSAIKDAITESLKYDPMIIIESVQLENIEFSANYLHSIEQRMLAEVEVQKLQQNAEREKVQAQITVTQATAKANAVRAEAQAEADATRLNGEAKASNIKITGEAEAAAIEARAKALGTNPNLVTLVQAERWNGVLPTTMVPGSAVPFVSLK, translated from the coding sequence ATGAACAAGGGAATCATTGGCGTAGCGCTTGCGGCCGTCATCGTTCTCATAATCGCAGCGGGAAGCTGGTACACGGTCGACCAGACCGAGCGCGGCGTGCTGCTTCGCAATGGCGCCGTCATCGGCACCGCGCAGCCCGGCCTCGGCTTCAAGCTGCCGTTGCTCGACAGCGTCGAGAAGATCGGCGTGAAAACCTCGACCTATTCGTGGGACAAGATGAACTCTTATTCCTACGATCAGCAGCCCGCCGACCTGAAGATCAGCGTGACCTTGCGCGCAGCACCGGAGAAGGTGGCCGACCTCTACGCCAAATTCGGACGGCTGGATGCGGCGGTCAATCAGGTGGTCAGCCCGGTCGTCAACCAGCAGGTCAAGGTCGTGTTCGGCCGCTACACCGCGGTCAAGGCCATCCAGGAGCGCGGCGCGCTCAACAGCGCGATCAAGGACGCGATTACGGAATCGCTGAAATACGATCCAATGATCATCATCGAGAGCGTGCAACTGGAAAACATCGAGTTCAGCGCAAATTACCTGCACTCGATCGAGCAGCGCATGCTGGCCGAGGTCGAGGTGCAGAAATTGCAGCAGAATGCCGAGCGCGAAAAAGTCCAGGCGCAAATCACCGTCACCCAGGCCACCGCCAAAGCCAACGCCGTCCGCGCCGAAGCCCAGGCCGAGGCCGATGCGACCCGCCTGAACGGCGAAGCCAAGGCATCGAACATCAAGATCACCGGCGAAGCCGAAGCGGCCGCGATCGAAGCGAGAGCCAAGGCGCTCGGCACCAATCCGAACCTCGTCACGCTGGTGCAGGCCGAACGCTGGAACGGCGTGCTGCCGACCACGATGGTGCCGGGCTCGGCGGTGCCGTTTGTGTCGTTGAAGTGA
- a CDS encoding type II toxin-antitoxin system prevent-host-death family antitoxin has protein sequence MTQRSWSVQDAKNRFSEVVEAARRTPQTVTKHGKPAVVVVDVVEYERLRRLERARAPSFADMLLAMPQDNGDVPRRNVRMRDIEL, from the coding sequence ATGACCCAGCGCAGTTGGTCGGTACAGGATGCGAAGAACCGGTTCAGCGAGGTCGTGGAGGCCGCGCGACGCACGCCGCAGACCGTCACCAAGCATGGCAAGCCCGCCGTAGTCGTCGTCGATGTGGTCGAGTACGAGCGACTGCGGCGCCTCGAACGCGCGCGGGCACCATCCTTTGCCGATATGCTGCTCGCCATGCCACAGGATAACGGCGATGTCCCGCGTCGAAATGTGCGGATGCGCGATATCGAGCTCTGA